One genomic segment of Fimbriimonadaceae bacterium includes these proteins:
- a CDS encoding CHRD domain-containing protein: MKKAVVGFAFLGFAAMSHAVVWGFSAPIIDGTQEVPPSGSQAYGSASFTIDDQTWLVTGSMTTTGLPYRLPTGAPNVTAAHIHAPGPAGTNGPVVFNLITNAIGGTPLDLPGGITLYAWSGTLGGNQAQILSDLIAGNGYINVHSVAFPGGEIRGQIDCYGAVPEPASIAALSMGALALLRRRKK; this comes from the coding sequence ATGAAGAAAGCAGTTGTCGGATTTGCATTCCTTGGCTTCGCGGCGATGTCGCACGCTGTGGTTTGGGGCTTCTCCGCCCCGATCATCGACGGGACGCAGGAAGTGCCTCCGTCGGGCTCGCAGGCGTACGGGTCCGCGTCCTTCACGATCGACGACCAGACTTGGCTCGTGACCGGCTCGATGACCACGACGGGTCTGCCCTACCGGTTGCCGACCGGCGCCCCCAACGTCACAGCCGCGCACATCCATGCACCCGGACCCGCCGGCACCAACGGTCCTGTGGTCTTCAACCTGATCACGAACGCGATCGGCGGCACGCCGCTCGACCTCCCCGGCGGCATCACGCTCTACGCGTGGTCGGGGACTCTTGGTGGCAACCAGGCGCAAATTCTCTCCGACCTGATCGCGGGCAACGGCTACATCAACGTGCACTCGGTTGCTTTCCCGGGTGGCGAGATCCGCGGTCAGATCGACTGCTACGGCGCCGTTCCCGAGCCTGCCAGCATCGCGGCCCTCTCGATGGGCGCCCTGGCCCTGCTTCGCCGACGCAAGAAGTAG
- the mfd gene encoding transcription-repair coupling factor, translating into MAYEARPVLVAAAYLKHPRKMLVVTATHERALQWQAKLALCGVPDAYLAQLPSGISALFEDATPEHSALSDRIGALRSLVEEDPTIVIATPSAALERTLPAEVLQEAFLTLRPGDTADPVDLVRRLNTLGYEPQDPVRLPGQYCRRGGILDIYASGLDLPVRIELFGDEIESLRSFDPNTQRSVGTIPALGLAPSRETLHPEDPPQFRELLLDSMEREAAHLPDVAAARLRELIEGDANALENHLYFDRLDLYRPLLHPDSGCAIDLLGDEGLLVLDEPLELETLAARSEEDLADALRARGERGELLQSTANDFMLPTEHLGGAEHVWTLSAMNALPDWLTLPSNVDIGAASLEPYRGRAEAFATTLQTWREQGFTLLFCTDQPTRARSVLSQVELFPAEEGEPEFAGGAYLAAGNLAGGFVLPEQKIAFISDAELFGVARLKLPQKRFSEGAPIATVLDLKAGDYVVHISFGIGVFRGLVKRSIEGVEREYLHLDYAPPDKLFVPADQLDRVQKYLNPGDTAPKLNRLTGGEWQKTLSKAREDARAYASDLVRLYAKRKEATRRPFGPDSPWQGELEATFPWVETPSQLQAIVETKRDLTEPYPMDRLVCGDVGFGKTEVAIRAAFKVVQEGKQVAVLCPTTILSEQHFRNFDERLSPFGTRIALLNRFRTTGERNQIVKELEAGKIDLVIGTHALLAKEMRFKDLGLVVIDEEQKFGVKHKENLKELRTEVDVLTLTATPIPRTLSMALMDIRQMSLINDPPPGRLPIRTHVRPYSPEVVREAMLRELARGGQVYYVYNRVESIAHVAERLRRLVPHARIGIGHGQMTEKQLEPVMIGFIHGEIDVLLSTTIIENGIDIPNANTLIVENADRLGLAQLYQLRGRVGRSDRQAYAYLLYQSGKELTDGAMQRLQALQEFSSLGSGYSLAFRDLQIRGAGELLGAKQHGAMAAVGYELYSQLINEAVQMLKNSVDGKPPGTGDEPKDPLESLAPLPSFDVPVHALIPDTFIRDQAQRLYYYQKMMGSRDRASLAEVRAEIEDRYGHLPESADAAFGIMSLRMTARDLGIDKLEAKGGRIAIGFRDKSAVPPRVFSILGRRNRECYVTREGFIWPTTGDPMLAVTQMLDAFEAAHAQLEAERAQLEV; encoded by the coding sequence GTGGCGTACGAAGCCCGGCCCGTGCTGGTCGCCGCCGCCTACCTCAAGCACCCGCGCAAGATGCTCGTGGTCACCGCCACCCACGAGCGAGCACTGCAGTGGCAGGCGAAACTCGCGCTGTGCGGCGTGCCGGACGCCTATCTCGCGCAGCTCCCCAGCGGCATCTCCGCCCTGTTCGAAGACGCCACGCCCGAGCACTCGGCGCTTTCGGACCGCATCGGCGCGTTGCGCAGCCTTGTCGAAGAGGACCCCACGATCGTCATCGCCACGCCGTCGGCCGCACTCGAACGCACTCTGCCCGCGGAGGTGCTCCAAGAGGCGTTCCTCACGCTGCGGCCGGGCGACACCGCCGACCCCGTGGACCTCGTGCGCCGCCTCAACACCCTGGGCTACGAACCGCAGGATCCCGTCCGCCTTCCCGGCCAGTACTGCCGACGCGGCGGCATCCTCGATATCTACGCCTCGGGGCTCGACCTGCCGGTCCGCATCGAGCTGTTCGGTGACGAGATCGAGTCGCTCCGCTCGTTCGATCCCAACACGCAGCGCTCGGTCGGGACGATCCCCGCGCTGGGCCTTGCCCCCTCGCGCGAAACGCTCCATCCCGAAGACCCACCGCAGTTCCGCGAGCTGCTCCTCGACAGCATGGAACGGGAGGCGGCCCACCTCCCCGACGTCGCCGCGGCTCGCCTGCGCGAACTGATCGAGGGTGACGCGAACGCGCTGGAGAACCACCTCTACTTCGATCGCCTCGACCTCTACCGACCGCTTCTTCACCCCGACTCGGGGTGCGCCATCGACCTTCTCGGCGACGAAGGGCTGCTGGTGCTCGACGAGCCCCTCGAGTTGGAGACCCTCGCGGCTCGGTCCGAGGAGGACCTCGCCGACGCCCTGCGCGCGCGCGGCGAACGCGGCGAACTGCTCCAAAGCACCGCCAACGACTTCATGCTCCCCACCGAACACCTCGGCGGCGCCGAACACGTGTGGACGCTGAGCGCGATGAACGCCCTCCCGGATTGGCTCACCCTGCCTTCCAACGTCGACATCGGAGCGGCGTCTCTGGAACCCTACCGCGGCCGAGCCGAAGCGTTCGCCACGACGCTCCAGACGTGGCGCGAACAGGGATTCACGCTCCTGTTCTGCACGGACCAGCCCACGCGCGCGCGTTCCGTCCTCTCCCAAGTCGAGCTTTTCCCCGCGGAGGAGGGCGAGCCCGAATTCGCCGGCGGCGCCTACCTCGCGGCGGGCAACCTCGCGGGCGGGTTCGTCTTACCCGAGCAGAAGATCGCCTTCATCTCCGATGCGGAACTGTTCGGCGTCGCCCGCCTCAAGCTTCCCCAAAAGCGCTTCTCGGAAGGCGCCCCGATCGCGACGGTCCTCGATCTCAAGGCGGGCGACTACGTCGTGCACATCTCGTTCGGCATCGGAGTGTTCCGCGGCCTGGTGAAACGCTCCATCGAAGGCGTGGAGCGCGAGTACCTGCACCTCGACTACGCCCCGCCCGACAAGCTGTTCGTGCCGGCGGACCAGCTCGACCGCGTGCAGAAGTATCTCAACCCGGGCGACACCGCGCCCAAACTCAATCGGCTGACCGGTGGCGAGTGGCAGAAGACGCTCTCCAAGGCCCGTGAGGACGCGCGAGCCTATGCGTCCGACTTGGTGCGTCTGTACGCCAAGCGCAAGGAGGCTACCCGTCGCCCTTTCGGCCCTGACTCGCCGTGGCAGGGCGAGTTGGAGGCGACATTCCCGTGGGTGGAAACCCCCAGCCAGCTCCAGGCGATCGTCGAGACCAAGCGCGACCTGACGGAGCCGTACCCGATGGACCGCCTCGTGTGCGGCGACGTGGGATTCGGCAAGACCGAAGTCGCGATCCGCGCGGCCTTCAAGGTCGTGCAGGAGGGCAAGCAGGTGGCGGTGCTCTGCCCCACCACGATCCTCTCCGAGCAGCATTTTCGAAACTTCGACGAGCGGCTCAGCCCGTTCGGCACGCGGATCGCGCTGCTCAACCGTTTCCGCACGACGGGGGAGCGCAACCAGATCGTCAAGGAGCTGGAGGCCGGCAAGATCGACTTGGTCATCGGCACCCACGCACTGCTGGCCAAGGAGATGCGGTTCAAGGATCTCGGACTCGTGGTGATCGACGAGGAGCAGAAGTTCGGGGTCAAGCACAAGGAGAACCTCAAGGAGCTGCGCACCGAGGTGGACGTTCTGACCCTCACCGCCACGCCCATCCCCCGCACGCTCAGCATGGCGCTCATGGACATCCGCCAGATGTCCCTCATCAACGACCCCCCGCCCGGCCGCCTCCCCATCCGCACGCACGTCCGCCCCTACAGCCCCGAAGTCGTGCGTGAAGCGATGCTGCGCGAACTCGCTCGCGGCGGGCAGGTGTACTACGTTTACAACCGGGTCGAGAGCATCGCGCACGTGGCCGAACGCCTGCGCAGGCTGGTGCCGCACGCGCGCATCGGCATCGGCCACGGGCAGATGACCGAAAAGCAGCTCGAGCCGGTGATGATCGGATTCATCCACGGTGAGATCGACGTCCTGCTCTCCACGACGATCATCGAGAACGGCATCGACATTCCGAACGCGAACACCCTGATCGTCGAGAACGCCGACCGTCTCGGTCTGGCGCAGCTCTACCAATTGAGGGGCCGCGTGGGACGGTCCGACCGACAGGCGTACGCGTATCTGCTCTACCAGTCGGGAAAGGAGCTGACCGACGGGGCCATGCAGCGGCTCCAGGCGCTGCAAGAGTTCAGCTCGCTGGGCTCGGGGTACTCGCTTGCGTTTCGCGACCTGCAGATCCGCGGCGCGGGAGAGCTGCTGGGGGCGAAGCAGCACGGCGCGATGGCCGCGGTCGGCTACGAGCTGTACTCGCAGCTCATCAACGAGGCCGTGCAGATGCTGAAGAACTCGGTGGACGGCAAACCGCCCGGAACCGGGGACGAGCCAAAGGACCCGCTCGAGTCGCTCGCCCCCCTACCCTCGTTCGACGTGCCGGTGCACGCGCTGATCCCCGACACCTTCATCCGCGACCAGGCCCAGCGGCTGTACTACTACCAGAAGATGATGGGGTCCCGCGACCGCGCCTCGTTGGCGGAGGTGCGGGCCGAGATCGAAGATCGGTACGGCCACCTGCCCGAATCGGCGGACGCCGCGTTCGGGATCATGAGTTTGAGAATGACCGCCCGCGATCTCGGCATCGACAAACTCGAGGCCAAGGGCGGTCGGATTGCCATCGGATTCCGCGACAAGTCGGCGGTGCCGCCCCGCGTCTTCAGCATCCTTGGCCGGCGCAACCGCGAGTGCTACGTGACACGGGAAGGCTTCATCTGGCCCACCACGGGCGACCCGATGCTGGCGGTCACCCAGATGCTCGATGCATTCGAAGCCGCGCACGCCCAACTGGAAGCCGAACGCGCGCAGTTGGAAGTCTGA